From the Deltaproteobacteria bacterium genome, one window contains:
- a CDS encoding NAD(P)-dependent oxidoreductase has product MKTLGFIGTGGMGSGMAANLIKAGFSLVVNDLRREQAKGLEGQGAQFKDSPKAVAESCELVLSMLPYNEAVRAVGLGKGGLHEAASGAKTWIDFSSIDKKTIVGVSGELSKKGWTVVDGSAGGVEEAAAAGTLSLWLSGPKSVFDEQQPVFKAMGNKILHVGELGNAKLVKNAMAMFAAVQHLSLAEICSWLKKGGLTEETFRTILKNSQQDSVAIDRIMEIVASRKFKPRKSWMPKDVGFGLDMAREMEVPMPFVALAYQMFSIAQATGTDGYEATGIACNVYDIITGQKRGV; this is encoded by the coding sequence ATGAAGACACTCGGATTTATCGGCACGGGCGGCATGGGCAGCGGCATGGCGGCGAATTTGATCAAGGCGGGCTTCAGTCTGGTCGTAAACGATTTGCGCCGCGAGCAGGCCAAAGGGCTGGAAGGGCAAGGGGCGCAGTTCAAAGATTCGCCCAAGGCGGTGGCCGAGTCCTGCGAGTTGGTGCTGTCGATGCTGCCCTACAATGAAGCGGTGCGCGCCGTCGGTTTGGGCAAGGGCGGCTTGCACGAAGCGGCGAGCGGCGCCAAAACCTGGATCGATTTCAGCAGCATCGACAAGAAAACCATCGTCGGCGTTAGCGGTGAGCTGAGCAAAAAAGGTTGGACCGTGGTCGATGGTTCCGCCGGCGGTGTCGAAGAGGCGGCGGCGGCGGGCACCTTGTCACTCTGGCTGTCGGGACCGAAGTCGGTGTTCGATGAGCAGCAACCCGTGTTTAAAGCCATGGGCAATAAAATCCTACATGTTGGCGAGCTCGGCAACGCCAAGTTGGTGAAGAATGCCATGGCGATGTTCGCAGCGGTGCAGCACTTGAGCCTGGCGGAGATCTGCTCCTGGCTGAAAAAGGGCGGGCTCACCGAGGAGACGTTTCGCACTATCTTGAAAAATTCCCAGCAGGACTCTGTGGCGATTGACCGGATCATGGAAATAGTTGCCAGCCGCAAGTTCAAACCGCGCAAGTCGTGGATGCCCAAGGACGTCGGCTTTGGCCTCGACATGGCGCGCGAAATGGAAGTGCCGATGCCGTTTGTCGCGCTGGCCTATCAAATGTTTTCGATCGCCCAGGCGACCGGCACCGATGGCTACGAAGCGACCGGCATCGCTTGCAACGTCTACGACATCATAACCGGGCAGAAGCGCGGCGTCTGA
- a CDS encoding phosphoribosylanthranilate isomerase, with amino-acid sequence MNVRVKVCGITSLVDAEKALEFGADMLGFNFYPPSPRCISPEAARSILEKLPRNCFNVALFVNEEREKVTATLECGALGDRQMYSAVQFHGEETAEYCRGWELKVIKAVRMKSRESLSVITAIPADYYLLDSWSAGYGGSGTGFPWQWLDGQDAGKLILSGGLNVDNVVEAVRQVRPFAVDVCSGVESSPGKKDHEKLKEFILAAKGA; translated from the coding sequence ATGAACGTCAGAGTCAAAGTTTGCGGTATCACGAGTCTCGTCGATGCCGAAAAGGCGCTGGAGTTCGGCGCCGATATGCTGGGGTTTAACTTCTATCCGCCGAGTCCGCGCTGCATCAGCCCTGAGGCGGCGCGCTCGATATTGGAAAAATTGCCGCGTAACTGTTTCAATGTCGCGCTATTCGTCAACGAGGAGCGCGAGAAAGTTACGGCAACCTTGGAGTGCGGCGCGTTAGGTGACCGGCAGATGTACAGCGCCGTGCAGTTTCACGGCGAGGAAACGGCCGAATACTGTCGTGGCTGGGAACTCAAAGTCATCAAGGCCGTGCGCATGAAGAGCCGAGAGTCGTTGTCCGTCATAACCGCGATTCCGGCCGATTATTACTTGCTCGATTCCTGGTCGGCCGGGTACGGTGGGTCGGGAACCGGGTTTCCTTGGCAGTGGCTCGATGGGCAAGATGCGGGCAAGCTGATACTCTCGGGCGGTCTGAACGTCGATAATGTTGTCGAAGCGGTGCGCCAGGTGCGGCCGTTTGCCGTCGACGTGTGCAGCGGAGTGGAAAGCAGTCCAGGTAAAAAAGATCATGAAAAGCTCAAAGAATTTATCCTTGCTGCCAAAGGTGCCTGA
- a CDS encoding LPS-assembly protein LptD has product MRLKLLYRLVLALTLGHLLPLSAAEAQLSQRRSAASGPEKIDVTADKLSSGNGANRIEASGNVEIKRDQTTLKANEVEVNRATQDVSAKGKVSLDDPEWKIRSADAIDFNLGRETGSIHNGDLFIEEGHISMMGRRLQKLEGQSYHVDDGFFTTCLCEPGSRPSWKFSADQMDLTLEGLGTIKNGYFYIMDVPVMYFPYAFFPLRTERQTGFLTPNFGHSTREGFRFQQPFFWAISKSTDMTVAASVESRARAGLWGEFRTIFRDQNDFRLNASYFNENLRKNERDDVVNRTIADQDIAKNRWSIIGTHRYMTAYDWLTYSDFAAYRDDLFARELVERFDLPALQEGKIRVSRFGESRMGVFRGWSDTFLRGELKFYQDFIQKDSVTLQRTPQLAFWGRRFLDTLPLEFRWRTETVNYLRRRGGDALRLDIRPEVALPYNFNSYVFGALSVAPRETLYHLYTPVKSGTRNVSRETVEMRANVATSLSRIFDWTGLGVKGVRHVIEPEVSYLFAPSIDQSRIPIMDAVDRVNRRNVLTFALANRFWGKPFTPLMAFAEDSENLSAFGTVDMRELASLKLALSYDIDRARRGGDSLTDMGIDLRFAPASFVNMTLLGGIDPGSWNISNVRTTFSLVDPRPLPKRSLDFDFNRPNMFSVTYSFLRAGPNGFLVEDANVDLDRPADCVRHTVDPRCPGASFNKNIAGSLSSTLLYHLLDNMLVYFSSTYDARDNRFIGFSAASKVLSTCECWSVTLGLRHNINPSKTTFKFDFNLLGLGASKSTLK; this is encoded by the coding sequence ATGAGACTGAAGCTCCTCTATCGACTGGTCTTAGCGCTTACGTTGGGGCATCTCCTGCCGCTGTCAGCCGCCGAAGCTCAGCTCAGCCAGCGCCGTTCCGCTGCCAGCGGTCCCGAGAAGATCGACGTCACCGCCGATAAATTGTCGTCAGGCAACGGCGCCAACCGCATCGAGGCCAGCGGCAACGTTGAGATCAAGCGCGATCAGACAACCCTAAAAGCCAACGAAGTGGAGGTGAATCGCGCCACCCAGGACGTCAGCGCCAAAGGCAAGGTCTCACTGGATGATCCCGAGTGGAAAATACGCTCCGCCGACGCCATTGACTTCAACTTGGGACGCGAGACCGGCTCGATTCACAACGGCGATCTGTTCATTGAAGAAGGCCACATCAGCATGATGGGGCGCCGGCTGCAGAAGCTCGAAGGCCAGTCGTACCACGTCGATGATGGCTTTTTCACAACCTGTCTGTGCGAGCCGGGCAGCCGGCCGTCGTGGAAATTCTCCGCCGACCAGATGGACCTGACGCTGGAGGGGCTCGGCACGATTAAGAACGGTTACTTCTACATCATGGACGTGCCTGTGATGTACTTCCCCTACGCTTTCTTTCCGCTGCGCACCGAAAGGCAAACCGGATTTCTCACGCCCAACTTTGGCCATTCCACCCGTGAGGGTTTTCGCTTTCAGCAGCCGTTTTTCTGGGCGATTTCCAAGAGCACCGATATGACGGTCGCTGCCAGCGTTGAGTCCCGCGCCCGGGCCGGCCTATGGGGCGAGTTTCGGACGATCTTTCGCGATCAAAACGATTTTCGCTTGAACGCGTCCTACTTCAATGAGAACTTGCGCAAGAACGAGCGAGACGACGTCGTCAATCGCACCATCGCCGATCAAGACATCGCGAAGAACCGCTGGAGTATTATCGGCACGCACCGTTACATGACGGCCTACGATTGGCTCACGTACAGCGATTTTGCCGCTTACCGCGATGACCTTTTCGCCCGCGAGCTAGTGGAGCGTTTCGACTTGCCCGCCCTCCAGGAAGGAAAAATTCGCGTCAGCCGTTTCGGTGAATCGCGCATGGGCGTTTTTAGAGGATGGAGCGACACCTTCCTTCGGGGTGAATTGAAGTTCTATCAGGACTTTATTCAGAAAGACTCGGTCACGTTGCAGCGCACGCCGCAGCTGGCTTTTTGGGGGCGGCGGTTTTTAGATACCCTGCCTTTAGAGTTTCGCTGGCGCACCGAAACGGTGAACTATCTGCGCCGCAGGGGAGGCGACGCACTGCGGCTCGACATACGCCCCGAGGTGGCCTTACCCTATAACTTTAATTCCTATGTTTTCGGCGCGCTCAGCGTGGCGCCGCGCGAGACCCTTTATCATCTCTATACGCCGGTGAAATCGGGGACGCGCAACGTCTCCCGCGAGACCGTCGAGATGCGCGCCAACGTGGCGACGTCGCTGAGCCGGATCTTCGATTGGACGGGTCTTGGCGTGAAAGGCGTGCGCCACGTGATCGAACCGGAAGTGAGCTACCTGTTTGCCCCGAGCATCGATCAGAGCCGGATTCCGATCATGGATGCAGTCGACCGAGTCAACCGGCGCAATGTGCTGACGTTTGCGCTGGCCAACCGTTTTTGGGGCAAACCCTTCACTCCGTTGATGGCCTTTGCTGAAGATTCGGAAAATCTTAGCGCCTTTGGCACCGTCGATATGCGCGAGCTAGCTTCGCTGAAGCTTGCGCTCAGCTACGACATCGACCGAGCGCGGCGCGGCGGCGATAGCTTGACCGACATGGGCATCGACCTGCGGTTCGCGCCGGCATCGTTCGTCAACATGACCTTACTCGGCGGCATCGACCCCGGGTCGTGGAATATCTCCAACGTGCGAACGACATTCTCGCTCGTCGATCCGCGGCCACTGCCCAAGCGCAGCCTAGATTTCGATTTTAATCGGCCCAACATGTTTAGCGTGACCTATTCTTTCCTACGCGCCGGCCCCAACGGTTTCTTGGTCGAGGACGCCAACGTCGATCTCGATAGACCCGCCGATTGCGTGAGGCACACCGTCGACCCGCGCTGCCCGGGCGCCTCGTTTAACAAGAATATCGCCGGCAGCCTGAGTTCGACGCTGCTTTATCATCTGCTCGATAACATGCTGGTCTATTTTAGCAGCACCTACGACGCGCGTGACAACCGCTTCATCGGTTTCAGCGCCGCGTCGAAAGTCCTCTCCACCTGTGAGTGCTGGTCGGTGACGCTCGGTCTGCGCCACAACATCAACCCGTCGAAGACGACGTTTAAGTTCGATTTCAACTTACTCGGACTAGGGGCGTCGAAAAGCACGCTCAAGTAA
- a CDS encoding LapA family protein, which translates to MYLRTLLIVLLLALLAGFAALNWSAVMQPTPLSLGFAAVEAPLGLILLGMFAALTLLFLIYIVYLQSSVMFEGRRHARQLQAQRELADQAEASRFSQLRTFLEAELGKLHDKNDATTVELTARMDRLERDLRTTVEHSGNALAASLGELEDRFEQMARK; encoded by the coding sequence ATGTATCTGCGGACGTTGCTGATTGTTTTGCTATTGGCTTTGCTGGCCGGCTTTGCCGCGCTCAATTGGAGCGCGGTGATGCAGCCGACGCCGCTGTCGCTGGGGTTTGCGGCCGTTGAAGCACCGCTCGGTCTGATCTTGCTCGGCATGTTCGCGGCACTGACGCTGCTGTTTCTGATCTACATCGTCTATCTGCAATCTTCGGTCATGTTCGAAGGGCGCCGTCACGCGCGCCAGTTGCAGGCGCAGCGCGAACTGGCCGACCAAGCCGAAGCCTCGCGGTTTAGCCAGCTGCGTACTTTCCTAGAAGCGGAGCTGGGCAAGCTGCATGATAAAAATGACGCCACCACAGTTGAGCTGACGGCGCGCATGGACCGGCTCGAACGCGACCTGCGCACGACAGTGGAACATTCCGGCAACGCTTTGGCGGCGTCGTTGGGCGAGCTCGAAGATCGCTTTGAGCAAATGGCGCGCAAATGA
- a CDS encoding tryptophan synthase subunit alpha, translated as MSRIEKTFAELRKRGEAALIPFITAGDPNLATTLKILRALEAGGADCIELGIPFSDPTADGPTIQRSSERALKNGLALPQIFSTLREFRKTSQVPVILFGYFNPFFRYGLEKFCREAAAAGADGVLCVDLPPEESGELKRWTDDCALDLIFLLAPTSDGARINLVAPRGRGFVYYVSVTGVTGARRSLDDDLRGRVARVRKAVSLPVGVGFGISTPKQAAAIAEFADAAVVGSALVAKIEAAQGYDAKAKSAGAFIASLKRAMRRTKRVRAA; from the coding sequence ATGAGTCGCATTGAAAAAACTTTTGCAGAGCTTCGAAAGCGCGGTGAAGCGGCGCTGATTCCGTTTATTACGGCGGGCGATCCCAATCTTGCAACGACCTTGAAAATCTTGCGGGCGCTGGAAGCGGGCGGCGCCGATTGCATCGAACTGGGCATCCCGTTTTCCGATCCGACCGCCGATGGACCGACGATTCAGCGCTCGTCGGAGCGGGCATTGAAGAATGGTCTGGCGCTGCCGCAGATTTTTTCGACGCTGCGTGAGTTTCGCAAAACCTCGCAGGTGCCGGTGATTTTATTTGGCTATTTCAATCCGTTTTTTCGCTACGGCCTGGAGAAGTTTTGCCGCGAAGCGGCCGCCGCCGGCGCCGACGGCGTGCTCTGCGTCGACCTGCCGCCGGAGGAAAGCGGCGAGCTCAAACGTTGGACCGACGACTGCGCACTCGATTTGATCTTTCTTTTGGCGCCGACCAGCGATGGCGCAAGAATCAACCTGGTGGCGCCGCGCGGCCGTGGTTTCGTTTACTATGTTTCGGTCACCGGCGTTACCGGGGCGCGCCGCTCCCTCGACGACGACCTGCGTGGCCGCGTCGCCCGAGTGCGCAAGGCGGTCTCATTGCCAGTGGGCGTGGGCTTTGGCATCTCGACGCCCAAGCAGGCGGCGGCGATCGCCGAGTTCGCCGATGCCGCGGTGGTCGGCAGCGCGTTGGTGGCTAAGATTGAAGCGGCGCAAGGATACGATGCCAAGGCCAAAAGCGCGGGCGCATTTATCGCCTCGCTCAAGCGGGCGATGCGCCGGACGAAGCGGGTTCGTGCTGCGTGA
- a CDS encoding bifunctional folylpolyglutamate synthase/dihydrofolate synthase, with protein MDKYSEILNWLYGLRGGEIDLRLDRMERALGLFDHPEKKFLSFHIAGTNGKGSVSAILHRILSLAGYRTALYTSPHLVSFTERICIGEKEITPDEVVSLTAEIRDRIDGARIPLTYFEFVTVMAFVHFARQQIDVGVIEVGLGGRLDATNLVRPIASAITTISKDHEAYLGSDLASIAREKAGIIKAGVPVTCGALPAEAVQVVKKIANERGAPCYFLNSEYNFALKNDDHFDYKGIDDHFDYKGIKEEYFELSVALRGRHQKANAAVALSALEIAGPSVPVSEAVIREGLRTVRWPGRFEVLCEAPTIVLDGAHNGEGAKALADLLESFRRGRKVKFLFASMQDKDWRLILDTLVPHAQEFVFTRVAMERSADPASLADYVKAKRPCQVIENSQDALESLVASAHADDIVMIAGSLYLLGEIRPAAQAIAAKLSAGAA; from the coding sequence ATGGACAAATACTCGGAAATCCTCAACTGGCTCTACGGCCTGCGCGGCGGCGAGATCGATCTGCGTCTCGATCGCATGGAGCGCGCGCTCGGTCTGTTCGACCATCCAGAGAAAAAATTTCTTTCGTTCCACATCGCTGGGACCAACGGCAAGGGTTCGGTGTCGGCGATCTTGCATCGCATCCTTTCGCTGGCCGGCTATCGCACGGCACTTTACACCTCACCGCATCTGGTTTCGTTTACCGAGCGGATTTGCATTGGCGAGAAAGAGATTACCCCCGATGAGGTGGTCAGCCTCACCGCTGAAATTCGCGATCGAATCGATGGCGCCCGTATTCCGCTCACCTATTTTGAATTTGTCACGGTGATGGCGTTCGTTCACTTTGCCCGGCAGCAGATCGATGTTGGTGTCATCGAGGTGGGCCTTGGCGGGCGGCTAGATGCCACCAACTTGGTGCGGCCCATCGCTTCGGCGATCACCACTATCTCAAAAGACCACGAGGCTTATTTGGGCTCGGACCTGGCTTCGATTGCTCGGGAAAAGGCCGGCATCATTAAGGCTGGGGTCCCGGTTACCTGTGGCGCCCTGCCTGCCGAGGCGGTGCAAGTCGTTAAAAAGATTGCAAATGAGCGAGGGGCGCCGTGCTATTTTCTCAATTCAGAATACAATTTTGCTTTGAAAAACGATGACCACTTCGATTATAAGGGTATAGATGACCACTTCGATTATAAGGGTATAAAAGAGGAATATTTCGAACTATCGGTAGCGCTACGCGGGCGGCATCAAAAAGCCAATGCCGCGGTGGCGCTGAGCGCGTTGGAGATCGCTGGACCGTCTGTGCCGGTCAGCGAGGCGGTGATTCGGGAGGGACTGCGCACCGTGCGTTGGCCCGGGCGCTTCGAGGTGCTCTGCGAGGCACCAACCATCGTGCTCGACGGCGCGCACAACGGCGAAGGGGCGAAGGCGCTGGCGGATCTGCTTGAAAGCTTTCGTCGCGGGCGAAAGGTAAAATTCCTTTTCGCCTCCATGCAGGATAAGGATTGGCGGTTGATTTTGGATACCCTCGTGCCGCACGCGCAGGAGTTTGTTTTCACTCGAGTTGCCATGGAGCGCAGCGCCGACCCAGCTAGTTTGGCGGATTACGTCAAAGCCAAGCGACCCTGTCAGGTCATCGAAAATTCACAGGACGCCTTGGAATCGCTGGTCGCTAGCGCCCACGCCGACGACATCGTGATGATCGCCGGCTCGCTTTATCTCCTCGGTGAGATCCGCCCTGCAGCTCAGGCGATTGCCGCTAAACTGTCCGCGGGCGCGGCATAG
- the trpC gene encoding indole-3-glycerol phosphate synthase TrpC, with protein sequence MAEFLANITEHVRASVAQRKREMPLEKLRARRLFAAPTRGFARSLTGTTRRIIAEIKRASPSKGLIRADFDPVSIAKDYASHGASAISVLTEEKFFQGSLDYLEQIHDAVSVPLLRKDFMLDPYQLTEAKSFGADAILLIAAMLDGHLMGELRVQANELGLDVLVEVHNEDELEAARAAGAQLIGINNRDLKTFNVDIGTTERLVPRLPAGVPAVCESGIDNPEQIRRVEKLGVHVFLIGESLMRAPQPGEKLSALLRS encoded by the coding sequence ATGGCAGAATTTCTCGCCAACATCACCGAGCACGTGCGCGCCTCGGTGGCCCAGCGCAAGCGTGAGATGCCGCTGGAGAAACTGCGCGCGCGGCGCTTGTTTGCCGCGCCGACTCGGGGCTTCGCGCGCAGCCTGACGGGAACGACGCGGCGGATCATTGCCGAAATCAAACGGGCCTCGCCGTCGAAGGGGTTGATTCGGGCAGATTTCGATCCGGTCTCTATCGCCAAAGACTACGCGAGCCACGGCGCCAGCGCGATTTCGGTGTTGACCGAAGAAAAGTTTTTTCAAGGCAGCTTGGACTACTTGGAGCAGATTCATGACGCGGTCTCGGTCCCGCTTTTGCGCAAAGATTTTATGCTCGACCCCTATCAATTGACCGAAGCGAAAAGCTTCGGCGCCGATGCGATCTTGCTGATCGCGGCGATGCTCGACGGCCATTTAATGGGCGAGCTGCGCGTTCAGGCCAACGAGCTTGGACTGGACGTGCTCGTCGAAGTGCATAACGAAGATGAACTCGAGGCGGCGCGCGCAGCGGGCGCGCAGCTGATCGGCATCAACAATCGCGATCTGAAGACGTTCAACGTCGATATCGGCACCACCGAGCGTTTGGTGCCGCGTCTGCCTGCCGGAGTGCCGGCGGTGTGCGAGAGCGGCATCGATAATCCAGAGCAGATTCGCCGCGTCGAGAAATTGGGCGTGCATGTTTTTTTGATCGGTGAATCGTTGATGCGCGCGCCGCAGCCGGGGGAGAAGCTGAGCGCTCTCTTGCGCAGTTGA
- the trpD gene encoding anthranilate phosphoribosyltransferase: protein MNIREAIENLVNRRNLSEAETTDVMNQIMTGEATPLQVASFLTALRMKGETVDEITGAAKVMRAKAHRVKVGGKTVLDTCGTGGDQKGTFNISTTAAFVVAGAGVDVAKHGNRSVSSQSGSADVLGALGVKVDAPRERVEQCIAEIGIGFLFAPLLHEAMKYAVQPRRDIGIRTVFNLLGPLTNPATATHQLLGLYSGELVALVAHVLKNLGSARAMAVHGMEGLDEISLCGPTKVAELRDGAVKEYTIEPEEFGLKRCPLSDLNGGSAQQSAGIVLSVLDGVKGPTRDVILLNSGAALYVAGRAATIKDGMAVAAESIDSGKARQKLDRLVALTNAA, encoded by the coding sequence ATGAACATCCGTGAAGCGATCGAAAACCTGGTCAATCGGCGCAACCTTTCCGAGGCCGAAACCACCGATGTCATGAACCAGATCATGACCGGCGAGGCAACGCCGTTGCAGGTGGCGTCGTTTCTCACCGCCTTGCGAATGAAGGGCGAAACCGTCGATGAGATTACCGGCGCCGCCAAAGTGATGCGCGCCAAAGCGCATCGGGTCAAGGTCGGCGGCAAAACCGTGCTCGATACCTGCGGCACGGGCGGCGATCAGAAGGGCACGTTTAATATTTCCACCACTGCCGCTTTCGTCGTCGCCGGCGCCGGCGTCGACGTCGCCAAGCATGGCAATCGTTCGGTGTCGAGCCAATCGGGCAGCGCCGATGTTTTGGGCGCATTGGGCGTCAAAGTCGACGCGCCGCGCGAGCGCGTCGAGCAATGCATTGCCGAAATCGGCATTGGCTTTTTGTTTGCGCCGCTGCTCCACGAGGCGATGAAATACGCCGTGCAGCCGCGCCGCGATATCGGCATTCGCACTGTGTTCAACCTTTTGGGACCGTTGACCAATCCGGCGACGGCGACCCATCAATTGTTGGGACTCTACAGCGGTGAGCTGGTCGCCCTGGTCGCCCACGTGCTGAAAAATCTTGGCAGCGCGCGCGCCATGGCGGTGCACGGTATGGAAGGCTTGGATGAGATTTCTCTCTGTGGACCGACCAAGGTTGCCGAGTTGCGCGACGGCGCCGTCAAAGAGTACACCATCGAGCCGGAGGAATTTGGCCTCAAACGCTGCCCGTTGAGCGATCTCAATGGCGGCAGCGCCCAACAAAGCGCCGGCATCGTGCTGAGCGTGCTGGACGGCGTCAAAGGGCCGACGCGCGATGTGATCTTGCTGAACAGCGGCGCGGCGCTTTACGTCGCCGGCCGCGCCGCCACCATCAAAGACGGCATGGCCGTGGCCGCCGAATCGATCGATTCCGGCAAAGCACGCCAGAAGCTCGATCGCTTGGTCGCGCTCACCAACGCAGCTTAA
- the trpB gene encoding tryptophan synthase subunit beta yields the protein MKSSKNLSLLPKVPDRRGHFGIFGGRYVAETLMPALTELERAYAKVRRDRAFHEEFNYYLNEYAGRATPLYFAERMTQKLGGAKIYLKREDLCHTGAHKINNTIGQILLARRMGKQRIIAETGAGQHGVATATVAARFGLECEVFMGKEDVARQSLNVFRMKLLGAKVRVVDSGSQTLKDAMNEALRDWVTFVRNTYYLIGSVAGPHPYPMMVRDFQSVIGREARRQILKKEGKLPDLLVACVGGGSNSMGLFFPFVRDRQVKMIGVEAGGRGLKTGKHSASIQGGAVGVLHGSKSYVLQDSAGQIRETHSVAAGLDYPGVGPELSYLRDCGRAQFASATDDEAIAAIQYLAQTEGIIPALESAHAIAAVMRIAPKMRKQQTIIVNLSGRGDKDMLTVGDYLGVKL from the coding sequence ATGAAAAGCTCAAAGAATTTATCCTTGCTGCCAAAGGTGCCTGACCGGCGCGGTCACTTTGGCATTTTCGGCGGCCGCTACGTCGCTGAAACCTTGATGCCGGCGCTGACCGAGTTGGAGCGCGCCTACGCGAAAGTACGGCGCGACCGGGCGTTTCACGAAGAGTTCAATTATTATTTGAACGAATACGCCGGGCGCGCCACGCCGCTCTATTTCGCCGAACGCATGACGCAAAAACTCGGCGGCGCGAAAATTTATCTGAAGCGCGAGGACCTCTGCCACACCGGCGCGCACAAGATCAACAACACCATTGGCCAGATTCTTTTGGCCCGGCGCATGGGCAAACAGCGCATCATTGCCGAGACCGGCGCCGGCCAGCACGGTGTGGCGACAGCCACCGTCGCGGCGCGCTTTGGCCTCGAATGCGAAGTCTTCATGGGCAAAGAGGACGTCGCCCGTCAATCGCTCAACGTCTTTCGCATGAAACTGTTGGGCGCCAAAGTCCGCGTCGTCGACTCGGGCAGCCAGACGCTCAAGGACGCCATGAACGAAGCGCTGCGCGATTGGGTGACCTTCGTGCGCAACACTTATTATCTCATTGGCTCGGTCGCAGGGCCGCATCCTTATCCGATGATGGTGCGCGACTTTCAGTCGGTGATCGGCCGCGAGGCGCGCCGGCAGATACTCAAAAAAGAGGGCAAGCTGCCGGATCTGCTGGTTGCCTGCGTCGGTGGCGGCAGCAATTCCATGGGTTTGTTTTTTCCTTTCGTGCGCGATCGCCAGGTAAAAATGATCGGCGTCGAAGCGGGCGGTCGCGGCCTCAAGACCGGCAAGCATTCCGCCTCGATTCAGGGCGGCGCGGTCGGCGTTTTGCACGGCAGCAAGAGCTACGTCCTGCAAGATAGCGCGGGGCAAATTCGCGAAACCCATTCCGTGGCCGCGGGGCTCGATTATCCCGGCGTCGGGCCGGAGCTGAGCTATTTGCGCGACTGCGGCCGCGCGCAGTTCGCCTCTGCCACCGACGACGAGGCGATTGCGGCGATTCAATATCTCGCCCAGACCGAAGGCATCATTCCGGCGCTGGAAAGCGCCCATGCGATCGCCGCGGTGATGCGCATCGCGCCGAAAATGCGCAAGCAGCAGACCATCATCGTCAATCTCTCAGGCCGCGGCGATAAAGATATGTTGACCGTGGGGGATTATCTGGGAGTGAAACTGTAG